Proteins from one Mus pahari chromosome 10, PAHARI_EIJ_v1.1, whole genome shotgun sequence genomic window:
- the Gcm1 gene encoding chorion-specific transcription factor GCMa, whose protein sequence is MELDDFDPEDKEILSWDINDVKLPQNVKTTDWFQEWPDSYVKHIYSSDDRNAQRHLSSWAMRNTNNHNSRILKKSCLGVVVCSRDCSTEEGRKIYLRPAICDKARQKQQRKSCPNCNGPLKLIPCRGHGGFPVTNFWRHDGRFIFFQSKGEHDHPRPETKLEAEARRAMKKVHMASASSSLRMKGRPETKVLPAEIPSQGSLPLTWSFQEGVQLPGAYSTPLIANAPQQISLNDCLSFPKSYDLGGTTEPEDPTSTLDSAKLYERYKFSSSRIYSNEDQVQPPVPGVYGDYEDVQTWNKNVALGRNPSDDSYYPVYPLPVTSWPYDYFPSQNSLEHFPQQVPSEAPAAQAGCHPLWSNPGGEPCEEKVPVDFSSYVPSLTYHPPQQDPFLLTYRSPPQQEYALPDKSNRWDFNEEMACMGLDHFNNEMLLNFCSLR, encoded by the exons ATGGAACTGGACGACTTTGATCCTGAAGACAAGGAGATACTGAGCTGGGACATTAACGATGTGAAACTGCCTCAG AATGTGAAAACGACTGACTGGTTCCAGGAGTGGCCGGACTCCTACGTGAAACACATCTACAGCTCGGACGACAGGAACGCACAGCGCCACCTGAGCAGCTGGGCCATGCGCAACACCAACAACCACAACTCCCGGATCCTCAAGAAGTCATGCCTGGGCGTGGTGGTGTGCAGTAGGGACTGCTCCACAGAGGAAGGCCGCAAGATTTACCTGAGACCCGCCATCTGTGACAAAGccaggcagaagcagcaga GGAAAAGCTGTCCCAACTGCAATGGACCCCTGAAGCTCATTCCCTGCAGAGGCCACGGCGGTTTCCCGGTCACCAACTTCTGGAGGCACGACGGACGCTTCATCTTTTTCCAG TCCAAAGGCGAGCATGATCATCCCAGGCCGGAGACCAagctggaagcagaggcaaggagaGCCATGAAGAAAGTGCACATGGCATCCGCCTCCAGCTCCTTACGGATGAAGGGGAGACCAGAAACGAAG gttcttCCTGCTGAAATCCCGAGTCAGGGAAGTTTACCTTTAACTTGGTCATTCCAGGAAGGCGTCCAACTGCCCGGCGCTTACAGCACACCTTTAATAGCTAACGCCCCCCAGCAAATCTCCCTGAATGATTGCTTGTCCTTCCCCAAGAGTTATGATTTGGGGGGAACCACTGAGCCGGAAGATCCAACTTCCACCTTAGATTCCGCAAAGCTCTATGAGAGATACAAATTCTCCAGCAGTAGGATCTACAGCAATGAAGACCAGGTTCAGCCTCCTGTCCCTGGGGTGTACGGAGATTATGAAGATGTGCAAACTTGGAATAAAAATGTTGCCTTAGGGAGAAATCCCTCCGATGACAGCTACTACCCAGTCTATCCTCTACCTGTGACCAGCTGGCCCTACGACTACTTCCCCTCCCAGAACTCTTTGGAGCACTTTCCCCAACAGGTTCCATCAGAAGCCCCTGCAGCCCAAGCGGGCTGTCATCCCTTGTGGTCCAATCCCGGAGGTGAGCCTTGCGAAGAGAAAGTGCCTGTGGATTTCAGCAGCTATGTGCCCTCCCTCACGTACCACCCACCTCAGCAGGACCCCTTCCTGCTCACCTACAGGTCTCCTCCTCAGCAGGAATATGCACTGCCGGACAAGAGCAACAGGTGGGATTTTAACGAAGAGATGGCATGCATGGGCTTGGATCACTTCAACAATGAGATGCTCCTAAACTTCTGTTCTTTAAGATAA